Proteins from one Lachnospiraceae bacterium KGMB03038 genomic window:
- a CDS encoding RNA-binding S4 domain-containing protein yields the protein MYEVKLRDEFIKLGQALKAAGLVESGVEAKEVIQSGLVKVNGETDTRRGKKLYAGDIVTFNGEEIKIED from the coding sequence ATGTATGAAGTTAAATTGAGAGACGAATTTATAAAATTAGGGCAGGCCTTAAAGGCCGCCGGATTGGTAGAGTCTGGAGTAGAGGCGAAAGAAGTTATACAAAGCGGGCTTGTGAAAGTGAACGGAGAAACAGATACCCGCAGGGGAAAGAAATTATACGCGGGTGATATCGTGACTTTTAACGGGGAAGAAATTAAAATTGAAGATTGA
- the recF gene encoding DNA replication/repair protein RecF, with translation MKIESLKLKNFRNYELLNLKFDDAANIFYGDNAQGKTNILEAVYLSGTTKSHRGSKDRDMIRFGEEESHIEVMVKKNEMTYQIDLHLKKNSPKGIAINKIPIRKASELFGIVNIVFFSPEDLNIIKNGPSERRRFIDLELSQLDKIYLKNLSNYNRIINQRNHLLKEIQYQKDLIQTLEIWDMQLVTYGNAIIERRKIFIDEINKIVSSIHKKLTGERENIQLIYEPSIGSMSLEQALMKNREKDMKIKSTSVGPHRDDICFKNGSLDLRRFGSQGQQRTAALSLKLSEIELVKKVINDTPVLLLDDVLSELDKHRQNYLLDNIHDIQTLITCTGVEEFVNHRFSINKVFHVQNGQVAKEN, from the coding sequence TTGAAGATTGAGTCTTTAAAATTAAAAAATTTCAGAAATTATGAATTATTAAATCTGAAATTTGATGATGCAGCGAACATTTTTTATGGCGATAATGCTCAGGGAAAAACCAATATCCTGGAAGCGGTCTATCTTTCCGGGACCACAAAATCCCACAGAGGTTCCAAAGACAGGGATATGATCCGGTTTGGGGAAGAGGAATCTCATATTGAGGTTATGGTCAAAAAGAATGAAATGACTTATCAGATTGATCTTCACTTGAAAAAAAACAGCCCAAAAGGAATTGCCATTAATAAAATTCCCATTAGAAAAGCAAGTGAATTGTTTGGAATTGTTAATATTGTATTTTTTTCTCCGGAAGATTTGAATATTATAAAAAATGGTCCTTCTGAGAGAAGAAGATTCATTGATTTGGAGTTATCTCAATTAGATAAAATATACCTGAAAAATTTATCTAATTATAATAGAATCATTAATCAGAGAAATCATCTGCTTAAGGAAATCCAATATCAAAAAGATTTGATACAGACTTTGGAAATCTGGGATATGCAGTTGGTCACTTATGGGAACGCGATCATTGAGAGGAGAAAGATTTTTATTGATGAAATAAATAAAATAGTTTCTTCTATTCATAAAAAATTAACGGGTGAAAGAGAAAATATCCAACTAATCTATGAACCCAGCATCGGAAGTATGTCCTTGGAACAAGCTTTGATGAAAAACAGAGAAAAAGATATGAAAATAAAGAGTACCTCCGTAGGACCTCATAGAGATGATATTTGTTTTAAAAATGGCAGTCTGGATCTTAGGCGTTTTGGATCTCAGGGGCAGCAAAGAACGGCGGCCTTGTCTTTAAAACTCTCAGAGATAGAACTTGTAAAAAAAGTAATCAATGACACTCCTGTGTTATTGTTGGATGATGTATTGTCTGAATTGGATAAACACAGGCAAAACTATTTATTAGACAACATCCATGATATCCAGACATTGATCACCTGTACAGGAGTAGAAGAATTTGTAAATCACCGATTTTCAATCAATAAAGTATTTCATGTTCAGAATGGACAGGTGGCAAAAGAAAATTAG
- the gyrB gene encoding DNA topoisomerase (ATP-hydrolyzing) subunit B, whose protein sequence is MSTEKVQHEYGADEIQILEGLEAVRKRPGMYIGSTSARGLHHLVYEIVDNSVDEALAGFCDTILVTINQDNSVTVVDNGRGIPVGINHKAGLPAVEVVFTVLHAGGKFGSGGYKVSGGLHGVGASVVNALSNWLEVEICHEGKVYKQRYERGKVVQKLAVIGECDPEKTGTKVTFLPDDTIFDTTVFEYNVLKQRFREMAFLTKGLKIVLRDEREEEPVEKTFHYEGGIKEFVQYLNRSTTPLYESIIYCEGTVNNVAVEVAMQHNDSYNENTYGFVNNITTPEGGTHVMGFRNALTKTFNDYARKNKLLKDSEPNLSGEDIREGLTAIISVKIEDPQFEGQTKQKLGNSEARGAVDSVVSRQLEIFLEQNPQIAKQTVEKSVLAQRAREAARKARDLTRRKSALDGMSLPGKLADCSDKNPENCEIYIVEGDSAGGSAKTARDRATQAILPLRGKILNVEKARLDKIYGNAEIKAMITAFGTGIHEDFDITKLRYHKIIIMTDADVDGAHISTLLLTFLYRFMPDLIKEGYVYLAQPPLYKLEKNKKVWYAYSDEELDNILTEVGRDTNNKIQRYKGLGEMDAEQLWDTTMDPEHRVLLRVTMDEETTSELDLTFTTLMGDKVEPRREFIEENAKYVKNLDV, encoded by the coding sequence ATGAGTACAGAAAAAGTACAGCACGAATATGGAGCAGACGAAATTCAGATATTGGAAGGCCTTGAGGCGGTAAGGAAACGTCCTGGAATGTACATTGGGAGCACTTCTGCGAGAGGACTCCATCATCTTGTTTATGAAATCGTGGATAATTCTGTGGATGAAGCGCTGGCCGGATTCTGCGATACGATCCTTGTTACGATTAATCAGGACAATTCTGTGACAGTTGTAGATAACGGACGGGGAATTCCGGTTGGGATCAATCACAAAGCAGGACTTCCGGCAGTGGAAGTTGTATTTACTGTGCTGCATGCCGGCGGTAAATTTGGAAGCGGCGGTTATAAGGTATCCGGCGGACTTCATGGAGTAGGGGCTTCTGTTGTAAATGCCCTGTCCAATTGGCTGGAAGTAGAGATCTGTCATGAGGGAAAAGTTTATAAGCAGCGTTATGAACGTGGAAAAGTCGTTCAAAAACTGGCTGTGATCGGAGAATGTGATCCAGAAAAGACAGGTACAAAAGTAACGTTCCTTCCGGATGATACAATTTTTGATACAACAGTTTTTGAATATAATGTTTTAAAACAGCGTTTTCGGGAAATGGCTTTCTTAACAAAAGGATTAAAGATTGTGCTCAGAGATGAAAGAGAAGAAGAGCCAGTGGAGAAAACCTTCCATTATGAAGGCGGGATCAAAGAGTTTGTCCAGTACTTAAATCGTAGCACGACTCCTTTATATGAAAGTATTATTTATTGTGAAGGTACGGTAAATAACGTAGCTGTGGAAGTAGCTATGCAGCATAATGATTCTTATAATGAAAATACGTATGGGTTTGTAAACAATATTACCACGCCGGAAGGCGGAACTCATGTGATGGGATTTCGAAACGCGCTGACAAAGACTTTTAATGACTATGCCAGAAAGAATAAGCTTTTAAAGGATAGCGAGCCAAACCTGTCAGGAGAAGATATCCGGGAAGGACTTACGGCTATCATCAGCGTAAAGATCGAGGATCCTCAGTTTGAGGGACAGACCAAGCAAAAACTTGGAAACAGCGAGGCAAGGGGAGCGGTAGACAGCGTGGTGAGCCGACAGCTTGAGATATTCCTGGAACAGAATCCACAGATTGCCAAACAGACAGTGGAAAAATCTGTTCTTGCACAAAGAGCAAGGGAAGCCGCCAGAAAGGCAAGAGATCTGACTCGAAGAAAGTCTGCTTTAGACGGGATGTCTCTTCCTGGAAAATTAGCAGATTGTTCAGATAAAAATCCGGAAAACTGTGAGATTTATATTGTAGAGGGAGATTCTGCGGGAGGGTCTGCCAAAACGGCAAGAGATAGAGCTACACAGGCAATTCTTCCTTTGCGTGGAAAGATTTTGAATGTAGAGAAAGCCCGTCTGGATAAAATCTATGGAAATGCGGAGATCAAAGCTATGATCACCGCGTTTGGAACTGGCATCCATGAGGATTTTGATATTACAAAATTAAGATATCATAAGATCATCATTATGACAGATGCGGACGTAGACGGAGCGCATATCAGTACATTATTATTAACATTTTTATACCGCTTTATGCCTGATCTAATTAAAGAAGGATATGTATATCTGGCTCAGCCGCCTCTCTATAAGCTGGAGAAAAATAAAAAGGTATGGTACGCATACAGCGACGAAGAGTTAGATAATATTTTGACAGAAGTTGGAAGAGATACTAATAACAAAATCCAGCGTTATAAAGGTCTTGGCGAGATGGATGCAGAACAG